The segment GTTGTGCAGCCCCTCCAAAGTTGCAGCTGTCTGAACCAGGATGCTTCTGGTAATAACTATTGAAAGCAAAGGATGCATGATCACGAATGGTGTTAGGCTCGTAACAGCTTGCACCTTGTTGGATCTGGCCACAATCAGCTCCTCCATACCCACAAGCGTAATCCAAAGCCACCTGTAATGATGTTGGCGAAGCAGTTGCTTTCGCTATACACCACTGACCTCCAccgcctccaccaccaccgccgccTCCACCAGGTGCACCACCACCGCCTGCACCAGTGTCACCACCGCCTCCTCCACCAGGTGCACCACCACCTCCGCCTGCACCAGTGTCACCACCTCCACCAGgtgcaccaccaccaccgccacctGGGGGTGTAGTACCATCAAGTGGTGGGTAACCACCGGTTGGGGTGGTACCATCAAGTGGTGGATAGCCACCACCGGTTGGTGGTGTTGTACCATCTAGTGGTGGATAGCCACCGGTTGGTGGATTTGGGTTCGTGACTGGACCTGGGAATGTCGAGGAAGGCGGTGATGGTTGGGTTATGGTTGGTGTGGTGGTATCACCCCCTGGAGATGTAGGATTAACAACTGGTATATCACCCTGTCCTCCCTGAGCTATAATAACATCTAGAGCTGAAACCAAACCAATCATCAGATTAAAGAAAACAGGTCAGTTCGTTGCAATAACACTAACTCTTAAGAAACTTTTAAGGATGTGCAAGAAAAACAGAGCAGCTTATACTCTAATGTTGTAAACAGACAACAAAGAGATTACGTGAAGTGATAAGAAGGCATAGAAGCATGATCTGGAAGCAACGAGGAGCTATACGGTGAGGCATTTCTTTCCGTTCCTTGTTAGTTGAAGCTTTTGAAAGAGAGAGACTTGTCAGGTAGTCTTGGGATGTGGGAGAGGGAAGATAGAATGGTTGCGAAGAAGTTCCATCTCTCAGGTATAAAGATGAAGAGAAAAGGAGAATCATAGAATCAAAGATTTCTTGGGATGGGAGAGAGAAGGGACGCGAAGACATGAATGAGAGAATATAAGAAAACTTGAGAAAGGAGAAACTAGGAAGCTAGAATCGTCAAGCAAGAGAAAACACCATAAAGAGGAAAAGGTATTTACAGATCAACTTATATAGTACATGAAAATGTATAAGAAGCTCCttttttggtgggaaaattcaAACATCGTCCTAACTCTTTCATCTCCTAAATTGTGAACAAAGATGAAAAAATATGAGATGGGTTTGTGGTGAAAAAGAGATTTGTGTCGTTAATTAGTCTCAAAAGATTATTACAATGACATGGAATATCATACTTCCACTGGAAGTGAGTGTAATGTTTTATCTATTTAATCAACGTTAGTACTACAGAATGTTGTCTTTTGGAGCTAGGAGTGTCCTTTTAACTGTTGTTGTTGTACTGAATCGAACAACAATAGAGAGAACATGTAagtaaagttaaaaaaaaataacgaaaAGCTAAAGTGTTTCCTATGAAACATAAGGAATGTGCTTGTTAAGCCTAGTTGTTATTCTCTATCTATCTTTATTTGTATCTTCTCTTGTAAACAAGTGCTTCTTTTCGTCCATGTGTCTCTATCCCTTTTTCGCCATGTAACTTTTGTTCAGATTAGTTTTTCTTTATGAGAAAGTTCATGTGGTAACTTCCCCCCAAGTTATAAGTGTTTATTTATCGTCTCTATGTGTTACTTTTGATTCACCAAAGTCGAACAGATCAAGAACAAGAGGAAAATACAATGAACAATGTCcatatatctatcttattaaattaGAAACATCACAACTTCTTCTAGGTGGATTTTTAAGGTGGAcctcatattttaattaaatgccTATCTCTTATAAATTAAAGGTACCATAACTGACTTCATAGTTTTAATT is part of the Brassica rapa cultivar Chiifu-401-42 chromosome A09, CAAS_Brap_v3.01, whole genome shotgun sequence genome and harbors:
- the LOC103840486 gene encoding ATP-dependent RNA helicase A, with product MSSRPFSLPSQEIFDSMILLFSSSLYLRDGTSSQPFYLPSPTSQDYLTSLSLSKASTNKERKEMPHRIAPRCFQIMLLCLLITSPLDVIIAQGGQGDIPVVNPTSPGGDTTTPTITQPSPPSSTFPGPVTNPNPPTGGYPPLDGTTPPTGGGYPPLDGTTPTGGYPPLDGTTPPGGGGGGAPGGGGDTGAGGGGGAPGGGGGGDTGAGGGGAPGGGGGGGGGGGGQWCIAKATASPTSLQVALDYACGYGGADCGQIQQGASCYEPNTIRDHASFAFNSYYQKHPGSDSCNFGGAAQLTSADPSKGSCRFPSSSGTVSTSPPSQPSPPDFNSPPSTPTYPPPITTPTTDIPGSGPPYGVAEPTGLPSLATHVSHSFLSVFTAVGILVPLLRQNYL